A genomic region of Colletes latitarsis isolate SP2378_abdomen chromosome 7, iyColLati1, whole genome shotgun sequence contains the following coding sequences:
- the LOC143343827 gene encoding mitochondrial inner membrane protease ATP23 homolog, producing the protein MAITKEEKEEQSVPSTNTDTEFEHSDLYPERRGQKPRSWFNKFFRVDEREEISRLKCEANVYKCVTESPLVKLMMAALKSAGCEIDIRRHISCEICNTSVTGGYDPELNQIVVCQNNSKGIVQGVLGHEMIHMFDACRNNLDFNNLDHLACTEIRAANMCHCSFLSAWSQGDTSLFNFKEAHQICVKKKALQSILAVRKVTEDEARKAVSRVFDKCYSDLEPIGRRIRRNSQDMEKAYLEGPLYGYSD; encoded by the exons ATGGCAATTACAAAGGAGGAAAAGGAAGAACAATCAGTTCCAAGTACAAATACTGATACAGAGTTCGAACATTCAGATCTTTATCCGGAAAGAAGAGGACAGAAACCCCGTAGTtggtttaataaattttttcgcGTAGACGAACGAGAAGAAATATCCAGGCTCAAGTGCGAAGCAAATGTTTACAAGTGTGTGACAGAGA GTCCCCTTGTTAAACTTATGATGGCGGCATTAAAGAGTGCAGGATG TGAAATTGATATTCGTCGACATATTTCGTGCGAAATATGTAACACGTCGGTAACAGGTGGATACGATCCAGAACTAAATCAG atCGTCGTTTGTCAGAATAATAGTAAAGGGATAGTTCAAGGTGTTTTGGGCCATGAAATGATCCATATGTTTGATGCTTGCCGTAATAATTTGGATTTCAACAATCTAGATCACTTGGCTTGCACAGAAATAAGGGCAGCAAATATGTGTCATTGCAGTTTTCTTAGTGCTTGGTCACAGGGAGATACTTCGCTCTTTAATTTTAAAGAAGCACACCag ATTTGTGTTAAGAAGAAGGCTTTACAATCGATACTTGCTGTACGAAAAGTTACAGAGGATGAAGCACGAAAAGCGGTGTCGAGAGTTTTTGATAAATGTTATAGTGATTTAGAACCTATTGGAAGACGTATTCGTAGAAATTCGCAGGACATGGAAAAAGCGTATTTAGAAGGGCCATTATATGGATATTCAGATTAA